A part of Citrifermentans bremense genomic DNA contains:
- a CDS encoding MFS transporter, whose protein sequence is MTKAPSLPQGRFHYGWIIVATCALGLFSCFGLARYAYSMLIPGMQAGLALSYDRMGFIGTANFVGYLASVLVAPKLMGRLAPRWMAAIALVVIGLGMMGIGLCHSFFPIIALYALVGMGSGFTNIPLMALVTFWFRSEQRGKAAGFAIAGNGIGIILAGFLVPALNRSFGADGWRAGWMVLGAVCLGIACVAAALLRNHPADVGLEPVGRLVDASPEQFLHRERKGDGRLLFRLGLLYLVFGATFMVYGTFIVTTMVREYGLSEARAGLYWSWVGFFSFFSGIGFGTLSDRIGRRRGLALVFTVQTAAYLLAGLKAGMLGLTFSLGLYGCAVFAIPAIMAAAVGDYLGLQRASAAFGTITIFFGLGQVVGPAVAGIIAKATGAFTTPYLIAGTLTAVAAVMAFLLPEPAK, encoded by the coding sequence ATGACCAAGGCCCCCTCGCTTCCCCAAGGCAGATTCCACTACGGATGGATCATCGTAGCCACCTGCGCCCTGGGCCTTTTTTCCTGCTTCGGGCTGGCCCGGTACGCCTACTCCATGCTCATCCCCGGGATGCAGGCGGGCCTTGCCCTGAGCTACGACCGGATGGGGTTCATCGGCACGGCCAATTTCGTCGGTTACCTGGCGTCGGTCCTTGTGGCGCCGAAGCTGATGGGGCGGCTGGCTCCCCGGTGGATGGCGGCTATCGCCCTTGTCGTCATCGGCCTCGGCATGATGGGTATCGGCCTTTGCCACTCGTTTTTTCCCATCATCGCCCTGTACGCTTTGGTCGGGATGGGGAGCGGGTTCACCAACATCCCCCTGATGGCGCTGGTCACTTTCTGGTTTCGCAGCGAACAGCGCGGCAAGGCCGCCGGATTCGCCATCGCTGGAAACGGGATAGGGATCATCCTCGCAGGGTTCCTGGTCCCCGCCCTCAATCGCAGCTTCGGTGCCGACGGCTGGCGCGCGGGGTGGATGGTGCTGGGCGCGGTCTGCCTCGGCATCGCCTGCGTGGCGGCGGCTCTGCTGCGAAACCACCCCGCCGACGTGGGGCTTGAGCCGGTGGGAAGGCTGGTGGACGCCTCCCCGGAGCAGTTTCTCCACCGCGAGCGCAAGGGGGACGGCCGGCTCCTTTTCAGGCTAGGGCTCCTCTACCTCGTCTTCGGCGCCACCTTCATGGTGTACGGCACCTTCATCGTCACCACGATGGTGCGGGAATACGGGCTGAGCGAGGCGCGCGCGGGGCTCTACTGGTCCTGGGTCGGTTTCTTCAGCTTTTTCTCAGGCATCGGCTTCGGCACCCTCTCCGACCGCATCGGCAGGCGGCGGGGGCTTGCCCTCGTCTTCACCGTCCAGACCGCAGCGTACCTGCTGGCAGGCTTGAAGGCCGGGATGTTGGGGCTCACCTTCTCGCTCGGATTGTACGGCTGCGCGGTCTTTGCCATCCCCGCCATCATGGCGGCTGCCGTCGGGGACTACCTGGGGCTGCAGCGCGCCTCCGCCGCATTCGGCACCATCACCATCTTCTTCGGGCTGGGGCAGGTTGTCGGTCCCGCCGTTGCCGGGATCATCGCCAAGGCCACCGGCGCCTTCACCACCCCCTACCTCATAGCCGGGACGCTCACAGCAGTCGCCGCCGTCATGGCCTTTTTGCTGCCGGAACCTGCTAAATAA